One Paenibacillus crassostreae DNA segment encodes these proteins:
- a CDS encoding TRM11 family SAM-dependent methyltransferase, whose amino-acid sequence MNTDKMTPTFIYTFAASQDEHSLWGLEMRSLFGQETDSFIMKSDLNIDPNRSPFIKEQIEVMYEGANMADILKQVEDIVLHEETFKVIFVKINDLSEEDKIPYEDRRLMERDLGLHIDAEADVHNPDHVFGFVTLGGRWYFGKYRTNDAVWLLHMKKPRNYSIALGTRLARAVANIAVPNPIGVQAIDPCCGIGTVLVEALSMGINIVGRDINPQIVQGARQNIAHFGYTSEVTFGDISDINESYDVAILDMPYNLFSTTTPEEQLSLLRHARRIANKVIVITIETIDDMITEAGFVITDRCTANKRSFARQVIVCS is encoded by the coding sequence TTGAACACAGATAAAATGACACCAACATTTATATATACATTTGCAGCTAGCCAAGATGAACACTCTTTGTGGGGATTAGAAATGCGTTCCCTATTCGGACAAGAAACCGACTCTTTCATTATGAAAAGCGATCTAAATATAGACCCCAATCGCAGTCCCTTTATCAAGGAACAGATTGAGGTCATGTATGAAGGAGCGAACATGGCAGATATTCTGAAGCAAGTAGAAGACATCGTATTACATGAGGAGACATTCAAAGTTATTTTCGTGAAAATCAACGACCTCTCAGAAGAGGATAAAATACCTTATGAAGATAGACGTCTTATGGAGAGAGACTTGGGACTACATATCGATGCTGAAGCGGATGTACATAACCCTGATCATGTGTTCGGGTTCGTCACCTTAGGTGGACGCTGGTATTTCGGAAAGTATCGTACTAATGATGCCGTATGGTTGCTCCATATGAAGAAGCCTCGTAATTATTCCATTGCACTCGGAACACGTCTAGCTAGAGCTGTCGCTAACATTGCTGTTCCTAATCCGATTGGCGTTCAAGCGATAGATCCCTGCTGTGGTATTGGAACTGTATTGGTAGAGGCACTCTCCATGGGGATCAACATTGTTGGGCGTGATATCAACCCACAAATTGTCCAAGGAGCTAGGCAGAACATTGCTCACTTCGGGTACACTAGCGAAGTTACCTTCGGGGATATCTCCGATATCAATGAATCTTACGATGTAGCTATTCTCGATATGCCTTATAATCTATTCTCGACAACAACGCCAGAGGAACAGTTATCGCTCCTCCGGCATGCTCGTCGAATCGCAAATAAAGTCATTGTGATCACAATTGAAACAATCGATGACATGATAACAGAGGCTGGGTTTGTTATTACGGATCGTTGTACCGCTAACAAAAGATCGTTCGCTAGACAAGTCATCGTTTGTTCATAA
- a CDS encoding MBL fold metallo-hydrolase: MEVVVIILCSLIVIMALVYCVMKYYPTFGGNSSVRIRHKVSQPANYSKGKFVNQIPNTVDRSFKGTISILRDFIKGNPQGKPREPLPVESLQHIRKKGLQEAQITWFGHSALLVEVKGLTLLLDPMLGRAPSPFPLFGGKRYSKKLPIEIEELPQIDAILLSHDHYDHLDYGSIMQLKGKVKHFFVPLGVGAHLERWGVSTEKITELNWWDKVSFEGLTLVSTPARHFSGRRLMDSDTTLWCSWVIDGQSTRIFFSGDSGYGPHFKEIGDLYGPFDITLMECGQYDERWSGIHMMPEQTVQAQVDVKGKLMIPIHWGAFSLALHDWTDPIERALKAAQERNVAIATPRIGETVWIGSSSYPKSVWWKD; the protein is encoded by the coding sequence ATGGAGGTTGTTGTAATTATATTGTGTAGCCTAATTGTGATTATGGCTTTAGTTTACTGTGTTATGAAATATTACCCTACATTTGGTGGGAATTCCTCTGTACGAATACGTCATAAAGTAAGTCAGCCTGCTAATTACTCTAAAGGTAAGTTCGTCAATCAAATTCCGAATACGGTGGATCGAAGCTTCAAAGGGACAATTTCTATCCTAAGAGATTTTATCAAGGGAAATCCTCAAGGCAAACCTCGTGAGCCATTACCGGTAGAGTCTTTACAACATATAAGAAAGAAAGGGTTACAAGAGGCTCAGATTACATGGTTTGGACATTCGGCATTGTTAGTGGAAGTGAAGGGACTGACATTGCTGTTAGACCCGATGTTAGGAAGGGCACCATCACCATTTCCACTCTTTGGCGGTAAACGATATAGTAAAAAACTACCTATTGAGATCGAAGAATTACCACAAATAGATGCAATTCTGCTATCACATGATCATTATGATCATCTCGATTATGGTTCGATTATGCAATTGAAAGGCAAAGTGAAACACTTCTTTGTCCCACTTGGTGTAGGTGCTCATTTAGAAAGATGGGGCGTAAGCACGGAGAAGATTACAGAGCTTAATTGGTGGGATAAGGTGAGCTTTGAGGGACTCACGTTGGTGAGTACACCTGCAAGGCATTTCTCAGGAAGAAGATTGATGGATAGCGATACCACGTTGTGGTGTTCCTGGGTAATCGATGGGCAATCGACAAGGATCTTTTTCAGTGGTGATTCAGGTTATGGTCCGCATTTCAAGGAAATCGGAGATTTATATGGTCCCTTTGATATTACATTGATGGAATGTGGTCAATATGATGAACGCTGGTCCGGGATTCATATGATGCCCGAACAAACGGTTCAGGCACAGGTTGATGTTAAAGGAAAGCTCATGATTCCCATCCATTGGGGGGCATTCAGCTTGGCATTACATGACTGGACTGATCCCATAGAACGTGCATTGAAAGCTGCTCAAGAGCGGAATGTTGCCATCGCAACACCGAGAATTGGGGAAACGGTATGGATTGGATCATCGAGCTATCCGAAGTCTGTTTGGTGGAAAGACTAG
- a CDS encoding GbsR/MarR family transcriptional regulator, producing the protein MTTYDGLNEEQIKVIEKSRQRVVDSIGTNMDLYGVTMSIGHLYGNMYFHDGPVTLDQMGQEMGMSKTSMSTGMRTLVDLKMINKVWGKGSRKDLYEVERDWHQNFTDYFSIKWRKSMEMNINSLHKSLAEIKKLREEYSDQDAVVAHVDMDIEKMNHAVHYYRWLGHFIDALETGKIYDWIPKVEE; encoded by the coding sequence ATGACAACATATGATGGATTAAATGAAGAACAAATAAAAGTGATCGAGAAATCACGCCAACGCGTTGTAGATTCTATAGGAACGAATATGGATCTTTATGGGGTCACCATGTCCATTGGTCATTTGTACGGCAATATGTACTTTCATGATGGTCCAGTTACACTAGATCAGATGGGACAAGAAATGGGCATGAGCAAAACTAGTATGAGTACAGGCATGCGTACATTAGTAGATCTCAAAATGATTAATAAGGTATGGGGCAAAGGATCTCGAAAGGATCTATATGAGGTAGAGAGAGACTGGCACCAGAACTTTACAGATTACTTCTCAATCAAATGGCGTAAATCAATGGAAATGAATATTAATTCTTTACACAAATCGTTAGCTGAAATCAAGAAGTTACGTGAAGAATACAGCGATCAAGATGCTGTAGTTGCCCATGTCGACATGGATATCGAAAAAATGAATCACGCTGTTCATTATTACAGATGGTTAGGTCACTTTATAGATGCTTTAGAAACTGGGAAAATATATGACTGGATTCCAAAAGTAGAAGAATAA
- a CDS encoding ABC transporter substrate binding protein: MARLKCIGIKIFIVLFLLISIAPYTTVSATNREEIPRKNILIINSYHKGYAWTDDVTNAISDTMKTSELTTVLYTEYMDWKRDPSESTHEHFYERIKDKYNGVSIDMIIANDDVALDFAIRHREELLDDAPIVFSGVNQTGVDEIIQNRDNITGIIEAIDPTGTINMALEIDPSIKNVFVLFDNSESGISTGRLVLDKLYNMGIPISVYPLNNLSYNQLMNKVDKLDSDSILLVTTYYSDATGTTMEYEQFYGELSANSAVPMYSIYDYTLNHGAIGGDMLSGYLLGKSTADLAIQILQGDNPNEIPFITENTSRNVVDYEQLQRFNIPLSKLPDGSEVINKPFSFYEEYKVLVISTISVFVVLVLLIGSLIFYIKQVKKVKKKLIESNERFALAANGSDAVIWDVDMATDEYYFPDIWYEILGYEKGELNEARGGWMRIIHPDDILGEVMQRKEHLEGSSQYYYNEYRMLNKSGNYTWFQARGKVMRDRNGVNTRFAGSMTDITDRKEVELELQKSYEELEATYEELTALQDELTQQYDKLVENQGILSRSEERYRLITEATNDGICDIDYLTNEYFYSQRWRELLMEEGRISESLMVTDRIHPDDLRMYLKSLEEHKLCKSEFYQCEIRMMQANGVYKWFLVRGRVLFDANGEIYRMAGSITDIELLKQSQRKLHELAYHDALTELPNRVSLKNEFGRFVEQGVDIKAAVLFMDIDHFKNINDSMGHTYGDQLLVKVSERLNSLSDGNQAFFRFGGDEFVILLTHIEGDDEVITFTEILIQSIKEPFVLSESQVHISASIGIAKYPEDGLNIEDLLMNADVAMYKAKSNHLGEYVFYNQKMQDSFNERMVIESHLRDAITNQEFSLQYQPQVNLHNGETYGFEALIRWNNPELGFVSPLTFIKVAEDCQLIIPIGEWALRTACVFIKNIHDQGYEGYRVSVNISVVQLMQDAFTSMVLTVLEETGLSPEYLELEITESIIMESLERNISKLQLLREKGIAIALDDFGTGYSSLSYLRQLPITTLKIDKSFIDSFLGRNGDISITSSIISVGHDMGLEVVAEGVELEEQLSLLKELKCDKVQGYFISKPIPSNEVVNWIESQVMGD; this comes from the coding sequence ATGGCTAGACTTAAATGCATAGGCATCAAGATATTTATCGTTCTATTCCTATTGATAAGTATAGCGCCATATACGACTGTATCTGCTACGAATAGAGAGGAAATACCACGGAAGAATATCCTAATCATTAACTCGTATCATAAGGGGTATGCATGGACAGATGATGTGACGAATGCTATTTCAGACACGATGAAGACATCTGAGTTGACAACAGTCCTCTATACGGAATATATGGACTGGAAGCGTGATCCTAGTGAGTCAACTCATGAGCATTTTTATGAAAGAATAAAGGATAAATATAACGGTGTCTCTATTGATATGATTATCGCTAATGATGATGTGGCATTGGATTTCGCAATCCGCCATCGAGAAGAATTACTCGATGATGCACCTATTGTATTTAGCGGAGTCAATCAGACTGGAGTAGATGAAATTATCCAGAATCGTGATAATATCACAGGTATCATTGAAGCGATCGATCCAACGGGTACGATTAATATGGCCCTGGAGATTGATCCATCCATTAAGAATGTATTTGTATTGTTTGATAATTCGGAGAGCGGCATTTCTACGGGGCGACTTGTCTTAGATAAGCTCTATAACATGGGGATTCCAATTTCTGTTTATCCACTTAATAATCTTAGCTATAACCAATTGATGAATAAAGTTGATAAGCTTGATTCAGACAGTATTCTATTGGTAACGACCTATTATAGTGATGCTACCGGTACAACGATGGAGTATGAGCAATTTTACGGCGAATTGAGTGCTAATAGTGCAGTTCCCATGTATAGCATTTATGATTACACTTTAAATCATGGTGCTATCGGTGGGGATATGCTCAGTGGTTATCTTTTAGGTAAGAGTACCGCAGATTTGGCAATTCAAATCCTTCAAGGAGACAATCCTAATGAGATTCCTTTTATAACCGAGAATACAAGTCGAAATGTTGTTGATTATGAACAACTTCAGCGCTTTAACATCCCATTAAGCAAGCTGCCGGATGGTAGCGAAGTGATAAATAAGCCGTTTTCCTTTTATGAAGAGTATAAGGTTCTTGTGATCAGTACCATTAGTGTATTTGTGGTTCTAGTTTTACTGATAGGCAGTCTGATATTTTATATTAAGCAAGTTAAAAAAGTAAAGAAAAAACTGATAGAAAGCAATGAGCGATTTGCCCTTGCTGCCAATGGGTCGGATGCTGTTATTTGGGATGTAGATATGGCAACGGATGAGTATTACTTCCCAGATATATGGTATGAAATATTAGGTTATGAGAAGGGCGAGCTTAATGAGGCTCGTGGGGGATGGATGCGGATCATTCATCCAGATGATATTCTGGGGGAAGTCATGCAGAGAAAGGAACATTTAGAGGGAAGCTCTCAGTATTATTATAATGAATATCGGATGTTGAACAAGTCAGGGAATTATACGTGGTTTCAAGCAAGAGGTAAAGTGATGCGGGATCGCAATGGTGTTAACACACGTTTTGCAGGTTCCATGACAGATATAACAGATCGGAAAGAAGTTGAGCTGGAGCTACAAAAGAGTTATGAGGAGCTAGAAGCAACCTACGAGGAACTCACGGCGTTACAGGATGAACTCACACAGCAATATGATAAGCTAGTTGAAAATCAGGGAATCCTCTCACGGAGTGAAGAAAGGTATCGCCTGATCACAGAAGCTACGAATGATGGAATCTGCGATATTGACTATCTTACGAATGAATACTTTTATTCTCAGCGATGGCGTGAATTGTTGATGGAAGAGGGTAGGATTTCTGAATCTTTGATGGTTACCGATCGGATTCACCCAGATGATCTAAGAATGTATTTGAAGTCGTTAGAAGAACATAAGCTATGTAAAAGTGAATTTTATCAGTGTGAGATTCGTATGATGCAAGCTAATGGTGTGTACAAGTGGTTTCTCGTTAGAGGGAGAGTTCTCTTCGATGCAAATGGAGAAATCTATCGAATGGCAGGCTCTATTACAGACATTGAATTATTGAAACAATCGCAACGAAAATTACATGAACTTGCGTATCATGATGCATTAACAGAGTTGCCAAATCGAGTATCATTAAAAAACGAATTTGGAAGATTTGTTGAGCAGGGTGTAGATATAAAGGCAGCTGTATTATTTATGGATATTGATCATTTCAAGAATATCAATGACTCCATGGGGCATACGTATGGGGATCAATTATTGGTAAAGGTTAGCGAAAGATTGAATAGCTTGTCAGATGGGAATCAGGCGTTCTTCCGTTTTGGTGGTGATGAATTCGTCATACTACTAACTCATATTGAAGGAGATGATGAAGTCATTACATTTACGGAGATCTTAATTCAATCCATTAAGGAACCTTTTGTGCTGTCTGAGAGCCAAGTACATATTTCAGCAAGTATAGGGATTGCTAAATATCCAGAGGACGGGTTAAATATTGAGGATCTCCTGATGAATGCAGATGTGGCTATGTATAAGGCAAAGTCGAATCATTTAGGGGAATATGTCTTTTATAATCAAAAGATGCAGGATTCCTTTAATGAAAGAATGGTGATTGAGAGTCATCTAAGAGATGCTATTACGAACCAAGAATTCTCCCTTCAATATCAACCTCAAGTTAATCTGCATAATGGAGAGACGTATGGATTCGAAGCTTTAATTCGTTGGAATAATCCTGAACTTGGTTTTGTATCGCCATTGACCTTTATTAAGGTGGCTGAAGATTGTCAGCTGATCATCCCTATCGGCGAATGGGCGCTTAGGACGGCATGTGTATTTATTAAAAATATTCACGATCAAGGATATGAAGGATACCGTGTATCTGTCAATATTTCTGTTGTGCAATTGATGCAGGATGCTTTCACAAGCATGGTGTTAACGGTACTAGAAGAGACTGGTCTTAGCCCCGAGTATCTGGAGTTGGAGATCACCGAATCCATTATCATGGAATCTTTAGAGAGAAATATTTCCAAATTACAATTATTAAGAGAGAAAGGAATCGCGATCGCTTTAGACGATTTTGGAACAGGGTATTCTTCCTTAAGTTATTTGCGCCAATTACCCATTACAACCTTGAAAATTGATAAATCATTTATAGATAGTTTTCTAGGTCGAAATGGTGATATATCGATTACAAGTTCTATTATTTCAGTTGGACATGATATGGGATTAGAGGTTGTAGCAGAAGGTGTTGAATTAGAGGAACAATTGTCCTTGTTGAAAGAATTGAAGTGTGATAAGGTTCAGGGGTATTTCATTAGTAAACCTATTCCTTCCAATGAAGTTGTTAATTGGATTGAGAGTCAGGTTATGGGTGATTAG
- a CDS encoding alpha-amylase: MKRNQTMMQFFEWHIEADGSHWNRLRDITPELKAAGITTIWIPPVTKALSSNDTGYGVYDLYDLGEFDQKGAIRTKYGTKQELINAIVSCHEQGLLVYVDLVMNHKAGADEKETFQVIEVAGNNRTQDISKPFDIEGWTKFTFPGRGNQYSSFKWNYDHFNGTDYDARNNRSGVFRIIGENKHWNEHVAHEFGNYDYLMFADIDYNHPQVREEMISWGKWLTSTLSCNGYRLDAIKHINHDFIKEFAKAMVHEHGEDFYIVGEFWNSNLSECQQFLNTIDYTMDLFDVSLHYKLQAASHGGKSYNLATIFDDTLVHSHPMNAVTFVDNHDSQPHESLESWVQDWFKQSAYALILLRKDGFPVVFYGDYYGIGGKEPLQGKRMAIDPLLYTRYHKAYGEQQDYFDHPNTIGWVRRGIPEIAGSGCAVVISNSDQGEKRMYVGEHHAGAKWIDYTQNRKDEITIAQDGFATFPVMGGSVSVWAGPKESHG; the protein is encoded by the coding sequence ATGAAACGCAATCAAACGATGATGCAGTTCTTCGAATGGCATATCGAAGCAGATGGATCCCATTGGAACCGCCTAAGAGATATTACGCCGGAGTTAAAGGCTGCTGGCATAACCACAATCTGGATTCCACCGGTTACCAAAGCCCTATCCAGCAACGATACCGGTTATGGCGTTTATGATCTCTATGATCTGGGAGAATTCGATCAAAAGGGGGCAATCCGAACCAAATATGGTACGAAGCAGGAACTCATTAATGCTATTGTATCTTGCCACGAACAGGGTCTTCTGGTTTATGTAGATCTCGTCATGAATCATAAAGCGGGTGCGGATGAAAAGGAGACCTTTCAAGTCATCGAGGTAGCTGGCAACAATCGCACACAAGATATATCGAAGCCTTTCGATATTGAAGGATGGACTAAATTCACATTTCCAGGGCGTGGCAATCAATATTCTTCATTCAAATGGAACTATGATCATTTCAACGGTACAGACTATGATGCCCGTAACAATCGAAGTGGTGTATTCCGCATCATCGGTGAGAACAAACATTGGAATGAACATGTTGCCCATGAATTTGGTAATTATGATTACTTAATGTTCGCGGATATTGACTACAATCACCCTCAAGTGAGAGAAGAAATGATCTCATGGGGTAAGTGGCTCACTTCAACATTATCTTGTAATGGTTACCGGTTAGATGCTATCAAACATATCAACCATGACTTCATTAAAGAATTCGCAAAGGCCATGGTCCATGAACATGGAGAGGACTTCTATATCGTCGGTGAATTTTGGAACTCCAATCTATCAGAATGTCAACAATTTCTGAATACGATTGACTATACGATGGATCTATTCGACGTATCCCTTCACTACAAATTGCAAGCTGCATCGCATGGTGGGAAGTCATATAATCTCGCTACTATTTTTGACGATACACTTGTCCATTCCCATCCCATGAACGCTGTAACTTTTGTTGATAACCATGACTCTCAACCCCATGAATCCCTAGAATCCTGGGTCCAAGATTGGTTCAAGCAAAGTGCGTATGCTCTTATATTACTAAGAAAGGATGGTTTTCCTGTCGTCTTCTACGGTGACTATTATGGGATTGGTGGAAAGGAACCACTTCAGGGGAAACGCATGGCCATCGACCCATTGCTTTATACACGTTACCATAAGGCTTACGGTGAACAGCAAGATTATTTCGATCACCCCAACACCATTGGTTGGGTTCGTAGAGGCATACCCGAAATAGCCGGTTCAGGATGTGCCGTTGTCATATCTAACAGCGATCAAGGTGAAAAGCGGATGTATGTAGGAGAACATCATGCAGGAGCAAAATGGATCGATTATACCCAGAATAGAAAAGACGAAATCACCATTGCACAAGATGGCTTCGCAACCTTCCCAGTCATGGGTGGTAGTGTCTCCGTATGGGCAGGTCCGAAGGAAAGTCACGGATAA
- a CDS encoding nitroreductase family protein, which produces MSDFTSIVKDRRSANKFIAGVEIPDKELEEIFSLVKYAPSAFNLQQAHYVVVKDPEIMESIYLAANKQFKIKTASAVILVLGKKDAYKDAGRINEGLLNLGIMSKQEYDATSEEVASFYEGKGETFIQEDAIRGASISAMLFMLAAKERGWDTCPMTAYDPKEIRSLLNIPDTYVSALMITIGKEDTSSQRPRGYRKPVGEFVSYNKFS; this is translated from the coding sequence ATGAGTGATTTCACTTCAATCGTAAAAGATCGTAGATCTGCCAATAAATTTATCGCAGGTGTGGAGATACCCGATAAAGAGTTGGAAGAAATATTCTCCCTTGTAAAATACGCACCCTCCGCATTTAATCTGCAACAGGCCCATTATGTTGTGGTGAAAGACCCAGAGATCATGGAAAGTATATATTTAGCAGCTAATAAGCAATTTAAAATAAAAACAGCCTCTGCTGTCATTCTAGTCCTAGGGAAGAAGGATGCCTATAAGGACGCAGGAAGAATCAATGAGGGGCTACTTAACTTAGGTATTATGAGTAAACAGGAATATGATGCGACATCAGAAGAAGTGGCTTCGTTCTATGAAGGTAAAGGGGAAACGTTTATTCAAGAAGACGCTATTCGGGGTGCAAGCATATCTGCAATGCTGTTCATGCTAGCTGCGAAGGAAAGAGGTTGGGATACATGCCCGATGACGGCCTACGATCCCAAGGAGATTCGTTCATTATTGAATATTCCAGACACGTATGTATCAGCGTTGATGATCACGATTGGTAAAGAAGATACAAGTAGTCAAAGACCACGTGGATATCGTAAACCAGTAGGTGAGTTTGTTAGTTATAACAAATTTTCATAA